A genomic window from Candidatus Woesearchaeota archaeon includes:
- a CDS encoding HAD family phosphatase produces MKTVIFDMDGVIVESEDFHCDAWIKTYTAIGIPIDRTYYFSKICGKHGLVSTRLVLEEFNHLSKEDVQFRELLIMKKDHLAGDMMRGTIQPRNGVVALIHQLSTGGYKLGLGSTTSMVAVNAVLSTLNIDDKFNVIIGGEGVKVGKPHPEVYLKIAHLLEEDPYHCVVIEDSKTGITAAKSAGMKCIAILNSRNTAEELQHADLIAGSFSEITPEVIERL; encoded by the coding sequence ATGAAAACAGTCATCTTTGACATGGACGGCGTCATTGTGGAAAGCGAAGACTTCCACTGCGATGCATGGATTAAAACCTACACAGCCATCGGCATACCGATTGACCGAACTTATTATTTTTCAAAAATATGCGGCAAGCACGGGCTCGTCAGCACGCGGCTTGTGCTCGAAGAATTCAACCACCTCTCAAAAGAAGATGTGCAATTCCGTGAGCTCCTCATCATGAAAAAAGACCATCTTGCCGGCGACATGATGCGCGGCACGATTCAGCCACGGAATGGCGTTGTTGCACTCATCCACCAGCTTTCCACCGGCGGGTACAAGCTCGGTTTGGGTAGCACCACGAGCATGGTTGCCGTCAATGCGGTTCTTTCCACGCTGAATATCGACGACAAATTCAATGTCATCATCGGCGGCGAAGGCGTCAAAGTTGGAAAACCACATCCTGAAGTGTACCTCAAAATTGCCCACCTGCTGGAAGAAGATCCGTATCACTGTGTGGTTATTGAAGACTCAAAGACCGGCATCACCGCGGCAAAAAGCGCCGGCATGAAATGCATTGCCATCCTCAATTCACGCAACACTGCAGAAGAGCTCCAACATGCCGACCTGATTGCCGGCTCATTTTCCGAAATAACGCCTGAGGTTATTGAACGCCTATGA
- a CDS encoding HDIG domain-containing protein, which produces MNLPTHAEALALFETYAVPSNIFSHCKKVCEVGTFLAQELKKKGMAVNVELVSRACLLHDLMKAVVFENISTPNPTLNFYPTPAQIAMHAQLRKKYAGMHEDAIAYEILHTNYPELAAIIRGTKDANGEHDTARMSIEEKIKWYSDWRVFIDTIVTIDERAAEAYERKKARLSKILPKWTHEIEKAKQVEQELFAHIDFPPEKLKDMIP; this is translated from the coding sequence ATGAATCTGCCAACGCATGCTGAAGCGCTTGCGCTCTTTGAAACGTACGCCGTGCCGTCAAACATTTTCAGCCACTGCAAAAAAGTGTGCGAGGTCGGCACGTTTTTGGCGCAGGAACTCAAAAAAAAAGGAATGGCAGTCAACGTTGAATTGGTTTCACGCGCCTGCCTCCTGCATGATTTGATGAAAGCAGTCGTCTTTGAAAACATCAGCACGCCAAATCCTACACTCAATTTTTATCCAACTCCTGCACAGATTGCGATGCACGCTCAGCTCCGCAAAAAATACGCTGGCATGCACGAAGACGCCATTGCGTACGAAATCCTGCATACCAACTATCCTGAATTGGCAGCTATCATTCGTGGCACCAAAGATGCAAACGGTGAGCACGACACTGCGCGCATGTCCATCGAAGAAAAAATAAAATGGTACAGCGACTGGCGCGTATTTATTGACACGATTGTCACCATCGATGAGCGCGCTGCAGAGGCCTACGAACGGAAAAAAGCAAGGCTTTCAAAAATCCTGCCGAAATGGACGCATGAAATCGAAAAAGCAAAACAAGTTGAACAAGAACTTTTTGCGCACATTGATTTTCCACCAGAAAAATTAAAGGACATGATCCCATGA
- a CDS encoding GHMP kinase, whose amino-acid sequence MNHIHTILTKAKEEGKLPSIKVFNRIDGPGSSLDLRMFQQSFWHLTDIPANPHADPKMEWSNTFPRTVGISISVGTEITAVPIELGKLGVESIDFGFSYIYNKDAIPPTRENWLLRIMDTFNLDGVKFIVKNERPELKSAGLGGSAAVTVGVCLLANKLTGNRFTNHQIIGMASMIEHDLGVSITGTQEQSAAVFGGIRDYVWFPWGIPGQDNFYGTSIRQELLKPEDYADVRSRMDIYFTHERYSADTNAKWHDELRKVNGFKLHKKKCELAYNFREALRNKHWHAMVDAINEYRNIRVQLCASYMVESHKKLQAMAERHNCTTFPLGAGGGSVLVFSPNPENLAKMRSEAMEEFNYVDYTIMDKGHVFHHTESFEQANQ is encoded by the coding sequence ATGAATCACATCCATACAATACTCACCAAAGCAAAGGAAGAAGGGAAACTGCCCAGCATCAAAGTATTCAACAGAATCGACGGGCCGGGCTCCAGCCTTGACCTGCGTATGTTCCAGCAATCATTTTGGCACCTTACTGATATTCCTGCAAATCCGCATGCCGATCCGAAAATGGAATGGAGCAACACGTTTCCACGCACCGTTGGCATTTCCATTTCTGTTGGCACGGAAATTACTGCGGTGCCCATCGAGTTGGGCAAGCTGGGTGTTGAGAGTATTGATTTTGGATTTAGTTACATCTACAACAAAGACGCCATTCCTCCGACGAGAGAAAACTGGCTGCTGCGCATCATGGACACATTCAATCTCGACGGCGTGAAATTCATCGTAAAAAACGAGCGCCCGGAATTAAAATCTGCAGGACTCGGCGGCAGTGCGGCCGTTACGGTCGGTGTTTGTTTGCTTGCCAACAAGCTGACTGGCAACCGATTTACCAATCATCAAATCATCGGCATGGCCTCAATGATTGAGCATGATCTCGGCGTCAGCATCACGGGCACGCAGGAACAATCCGCTGCGGTGTTCGGCGGCATTCGCGACTATGTCTGGTTTCCGTGGGGCATTCCCGGGCAGGACAACTTCTACGGCACCTCCATCAGACAAGAACTGCTCAAGCCCGAGGACTACGCAGACGTGCGCAGCAGAATGGACATTTATTTTACCCACGAACGGTACAGCGCCGACACCAACGCCAAATGGCACGACGAACTGCGCAAAGTAAATGGATTCAAGCTCCACAAGAAAAAATGCGAGCTCGCGTATAATTTTCGCGAAGCGCTGCGCAACAAGCACTGGCATGCCATGGTTGACGCGATTAACGAATATAGAAATATCCGTGTCCAGCTCTGCGCCAGCTACATGGTCGAGTCGCACAAAAAATTACAGGCCATGGCAGAACGCCACAATTGCACCACGTTTCCACTCGGCGCAGGCGGCGGTAGCGTGCTTGTCTTTTCACCCAATCCAGAAAATCTTGCAAAAATGCGCAGTGAAGCAATGGAAGAATTCAACTATGTCGACTATACCATTATGGACAAAGGCCATGTTTTTCACCACACAGAATCGTTTGAGCAGGCGAACCAATGA
- a CDS encoding nucleotidyltransferase family protein → MINRAVILAGGLGTRLRPITYEIPKALIPVHGRPLTEHLIDLLKKHGVTNVTLAVGHMRDKIRAHFQNGEKLGIALDYIEETEPVGTGGPLLLGKHLLTETFICSNGDELKKIDIQKMLALHKKNNALVTIALVRVEDPSQYGVARFEGERILEFVEKPAREQAPSNLISSGFYIMEPDVLKYISPGFCMLEKSVFPKLAGEGKLFGFVSDGQWFDTGTMERYEKAIKEWEDIC, encoded by the coding sequence ATGATCAACCGAGCAGTCATCCTTGCAGGGGGCCTTGGAACCCGTCTCCGGCCTATAACCTACGAGATTCCAAAAGCGCTTATTCCGGTACATGGCAGGCCATTAACCGAGCACCTTATTGACCTGCTTAAAAAGCACGGCGTCACCAATGTCACGCTGGCAGTCGGCCACATGCGGGACAAAATTCGTGCGCACTTTCAAAACGGCGAAAAGCTCGGCATTGCGTTGGATTATATTGAAGAGACCGAGCCGGTGGGCACCGGCGGCCCGCTGCTGCTCGGCAAGCACCTGCTCACCGAAACATTCATCTGCTCCAACGGCGATGAGCTGAAAAAAATCGACATTCAAAAAATGCTCGCGCTCCACAAAAAAAATAACGCGCTTGTCACCATCGCGCTGGTGCGTGTCGAAGACCCCAGCCAGTACGGCGTTGCGCGCTTTGAAGGAGAACGCATCCTTGAGTTTGTTGAAAAGCCAGCCCGCGAACAAGCGCCGAGCAATCTCATCAGCTCGGGGTTTTACATTATGGAGCCCGACGTACTGAAGTACATCAGCCCGGGCTTTTGCATGCTCGAAAAAAGTGTGTTTCCAAAACTTGCGGGCGAAGGAAAACTATTTGGGTTTGTATCGGACGGCCAATGGTTTGACACCGGCACCATGGAACGCTATGAAAAAGCGATTAAAGAATGGGAAGACATTTGTTAG
- a CDS encoding GNAT family N-acetyltransferase, with protein sequence MVTSESEGIVRVNYIGWVKEQLSQDFAEMWSSDIIIHAERLIVGSVVSASERRVFSDVSPQSDTKTGSIGFLDYRVLAVHDRQSAPTEPQRYEAKTVAEVIRIGIEPEFRRQGYGLALVEALATRMERRGVDFLVSEDATETRFPELRSMAQLGFVKDSRFYKPGVPAGMPHSGNLSVMYYENTARLPLRIPDRPE encoded by the coding sequence ATGGTTACCAGTGAATCAGAAGGTATTGTTCGAGTCAACTATATTGGTTGGGTAAAAGAACAGCTAAGCCAAGACTTCGCCGAGATGTGGAGTTCTGATATAATAATCCACGCTGAACGCCTGATTGTTGGTTCGGTTGTTTCTGCTTCAGAGCGCCGCGTGTTTTCCGACGTTTCACCACAGTCAGACACGAAAACAGGAAGCATCGGATTTCTTGATTACCGCGTTCTTGCAGTGCACGATCGCCAATCGGCTCCAACAGAGCCTCAACGATATGAGGCGAAAACCGTTGCCGAAGTTATCCGCATCGGCATCGAGCCAGAATTCAGGCGTCAAGGATACGGCCTTGCATTGGTGGAAGCACTTGCTACACGTATGGAGCGTCGCGGTGTTGATTTTCTGGTGAGCGAAGATGCAACAGAAACACGCTTCCCTGAGCTCCGGTCTATGGCTCAACTTGGCTTTGTGAAGGATTCACGTTTCTACAAGCCCGGTGTTCCTGCAGGAATGCCTCATTCAGGAAATCTAAGCGTCATGTATTACGAAAATACAGCACGCTTGCCGTTGAGAATTCCTGACCGTCCAGAATAA